The Lolium rigidum isolate FL_2022 chromosome 2, APGP_CSIRO_Lrig_0.1, whole genome shotgun sequence genomic interval ACATTCAAACATTCTGATTTGTACTGTACTCTGAAACTGATGTAGAggatttaattttaaaaatagtCACTATGTAATCTGATTCTCTGCGTCATTCTGCTGTGGTATGAACTATTTATCTATATAAAATTAGTGATTCAAAACAAGAAGAAAATTTGAAGAAAGAGATACATGTCCTTTTTATATTGTAATTTAGAGATCCATGTGATTCAAAAGGGAAACTAGTCTGGAGAACAGAGAAACTGGCGAAGATGTTGAATTGTCTACATTGGATTGTGAATTTGAGGTATTTTGCCTACATGTgctttcagtcattacctttctGTCATTATATTTGCTTTCGTCCTATAATACTCAGTGTACTCTGAGAGTCAGAACACCACAATCAACTAGTCAAGATAGTTGGTCGGTCGATTGGTTGGTGGATACTGAAGTCCGAGTTACTCCATGCATCCAGAGTTCCAGACACCGTAGGTATATAGCATGAACAAGTGTTGAGTTACACCCAGTGAGTCAGCTGCGATAACTTAGATTAACAGGATGCATCGCGAGAAACTGGGCCGGACACAAATGTCAGCCTGGAGCGATGTCTAGCAGGAAAATCAAGGATCCGTGTCGAGCGGCCATGGAGGATCTCAGGCAGGAGGTCCTTGGCTTGGCTGGCGAGGAGACTGTAGTGTGCAGCTCTGGCCTCGTGGTGTGTTCCTGGTTACTGTGTGAGAGGTGTAGTGGTGGGCGTGATAGAAGAGTGGTGGCACGACTCCGGGCAGTGGATGTCCCCCATTGGTCGAGTGTCTTGGCATGGTGGAGGTCTTTCGGTTGTCGCGGCGGCTCGACACAGCGGGGTTGGTCTGCTCTGGTGTTGGTGGAGTTGGGGTTGTGCATCTCGGCTCCAGACGATGTTTGCTGCTTCGGAGGTGTGGCTTTAGTGCGGTCTTAACGCCGTTGAAGATGAGAATTTCGAGTTTTGTGGGCAAGGCAGGAGCGTGGCCTCGGGGTCACCGTGGAGTTCGGAGCGGTGTCTCCTACATTTCATCTACCGGGTGCTGAGTTTGGTTGCCTAGTCGACAGACACTGCAATCATGTTGGGAGCGTGGTCTCGGGGTTGGCGTGGAAGGCGATGTGACGGCTCTTTATGGATCAAGTTATGGCTACTTGTGTGGCGGAGTTGACTAGTTTGGGGTGCTGCCTTGGGGCTGGCGTGGAAGGCGAAGTGACGACTCTCTTTGGTGGGCTTCAACTACTTGGTTGGGGCGCGACCTTAAGGTCGGCATGTGGAGGTTGGTGTGTTCCGGTGGAGGCATTGGGTGGAGGTTTGCAAGCTAGATCGGGCGAAAGCCTTGTCTTTGGTGGTGGCGGAGCCAACACCGTCCCTTCCTGTAGGTGTTGTTGAGGTAAAGCTCTCGCCCCTCCCCTTGGTCAACTTCGGTGGAACCCTAGGTCCTCGCGATCGGACATTTTCTTCTTAAGAGCTTTGTCTTTTGAGTTATGCTTCGGCCGGAGTGATAAGCAGAAGACAGTGGCAACGGTGCACGACAACAAGGTTCTGTCGCGTCGGTGTGAAGTTCAGAGCAGCAGCTCTTTTCGTGGTGTCGGGTTGGTTGGGGTTGGCAAGCATGCGTTTTTTTAGGTTGCACCCCAAACTTAGGAGCCTTTGATTTTCCTTTTTTCAGAATAAAAAACACCCTACTGTCGCGCGCCCAGGGACGGTCAAACCTAGCTGCCAAGTTTATCGCCACGATGTACGACGAGATTTACGTTTACAGCATTGAACCAGTCATGAATACGATCATTATGGCCCAATTAAAAACTACCTTTTCCCATTTTCCCCACAGCTTTATTTTGAGAAACCCTATGTCGATCCCATCAATTCAGGATCTGATCCGACAATCCCGCCCATCAATTTTCAGGCCGGAGTCACCACgaatcctccccggcctcaaattCCGAAACCGCCCGGTTCGCACTCTCTCCAGAGCCGGATAGACGCGTGGCTCGTGGTGGCGTGGGGAACAAGCGAGGCAAGGTTCAACCGCTCAAGCTACAAAGACGGCACGACCGCTCAACCAGGTCGACGCGAGATCGGTGATCTTGCGGATTCGGCGCGTGCTGCAAACGCCCCCGCGCGCGCGATGGATGGATGTGGGCTTTCGCTccgcgatcgatcgatcgatctcgCTATATCGGCACAGCGCGCGCGGAGGGCAATTGGGCTCCCCAGGCGCCCCGATCTCTCGGAGCACCCCGATAGATACCACCATGGGATCGGCAAGGCGGCAGCCGCTCCTCGTcccgccaggaggaggaggaggaggaggaggcgcgtcgACTCGGGCGGCCGCTATAAGTACGTACCCAGGGCTCCCACCCCCGCCCACGCGCGCGCCAGGAGAACCAGACGAGACGATCCGCAGGACGCACGCGAGGAGAGCTCcgcctcgatcttctccttccggcGACCCGGGACTCGCGACATCGTCAGGTGAGCTCGATAGATCCGATATCTCTCTCGCCGTGAGCAATTCCGTCGTCGATCGCTTCTCTGTTCGATCGATCGCCTGCCTCCCCGCGTTGCCGGGATCGATCGAGGCGGTTGCGCGTCTAAAGTTAGGGTTCTTTGTTTTCGACGACTTGATCTTCTCGTTCGGTTCCGGAAAACGCGTTCTTGTTCCTTTTAGACGGAAAATTCTTTCCTTCGATacaattttgtttcttttttaccaTATACAATCAAGGCTTTCGCCGCTGCGTGTTTAGAGCTAGGGTTCTTTACTTCTTTGTTTCCGCCGACTTGATCTTTTCGTTCGCTTCCGGAAAACGCGTTCTTGTTCCTTTTTTAGACGGAAAATCTTTCCTTTGGTACTAGTTCGTTTCTCTTTTTACATAGAAAGTTTCCGATCTCGTTTGTTTCTTGTTGAACACGATCGAGGACTTTTCTTTCATCTAGGTTCGATTTGCTGTGTGTATACTCATTGATTTCAGGCTTCATCATCAAAAAGCTCACACATAATCAAATCCGACCTTTCTTGTAGGAACTATTATTCTGAGTTGCGTTCGGTGAGATCATAGTCGAGGAGATGGCGAACTACGACGACTATGAAACCAATGTAAGATCTCTCTCTTGCCATTTAAACGCATCTTTTGTTTCTTCATTGTTTTGGTCAAGTAATTCCCAATAACATGATTGTCCATAGATTAAAAAGGAACCCAACAAGATCGTATCACAAATTCACAACTATACGCTCTAATTAGCCATTGCTTATATGCATGATTAGCAGATCGCCTTCTTAATTTTCTTAATAATGGCATTGATTGATGTGCATCCAGCTAATGGAGGACGAGTACGACGACCTTGATGATTTTATCGTTGGAAGCGATaatgagggagaggaggaggagcttcCGGATGCTGAGGAGGAGGAACAAGCTGAAGAAGAACAACAAGTAGAAGAAGCGGTTGAGGAAGAAGAGCCTCCGGTTGGCGTGCAAGAGATCCTTTCCATAAGGGAGCAATTAAAGGCCAAATACAGGAAACAACATCTGTCTGCCGGCGCCGGGACCTCCAGCTGCTCGCCGTCTGTGCAAGAGCCGGCCAGGTCCAGGTACTGATAATGTAGTTTTCGCATGGTTTTCTTGATTATAGCATTCTCTTTTAGCTGTTAACGGCGTCACTAATTCGTTGTAGATTTGGCACCTTCTTTGGGCCATCCACGCCTGCACTTGCTCCTCGACTGATCGAAGCAGGGAGCTCATCGATCATGAGGGAGATTCAGAACGTACCGTCAAGAGTATGTACTACACTACTAAACTTGTTGAAGAATCTTATTTTTCTGATCTGTCAAGTAACACTTCACACTTGCGTAATAATTGTCCGCAGAGAGATGCTGCTCCGTCGTCTTCGAAATCGGAGCCAAATGCAAGCGACCATGAGCAGAAACCTAAGATCATAACAAAGGTTAAACGAAAGGTTGACACCCTTAGAGAGAACAGGGACTACTCGAACCTCTTCTCAGACGATGCTGATACACCTGCTCCCCCAACGAAGGAACAGCAAGAATCTAAGCCTGTTGTGTCCCCCAAAACTGGTGCGTACTTACTAGTTAAGCTCCCATTTGTTTGGACAATTAATTTCTTTGTCAACATACTTTAATCTTTTGTACATCCACAGAGGTCGAGGTCTGCAGCAGACCAATGCAAGCTGCTGGAAAAAACAACAATGTGCACGCAGGCCAGCCTACCAGAACACCAAAGGACCATGGATCCGTTCAGGTCCGTGTACAGAGCAAGGTGTCTTCTCAGGTGAAGAAGCAGCCACTGCCACTACCAAACGGGAGAAAGACGAATCCTTCAGTCAGCAGCGGATCCAGACCGTCCAACGTCAAGAAAGCTCCTGGGTTGCAGGCATCCTCTAATGGCCAAAACCTGCAGCGTCCGTTGCAGAGCAAGAGGCCACAGGCATCGCCTGCTGGTCAGAAGCAGCTTCCGTCACAAGCCCAACGGCCGCCTCAGGGTCAGAGGCATCAGAACCATGTCCCGCCATCGTCGCAAGTTCGAAGGGTGAATTCGTCTGTGCAAAGCCTGCAGCATTCTGCACAGACGGGATCTGCCCTGCCTCAGGACAGACAAAAAATGATACAAAAACGGCCGGTTCCATCCTTAAAACCAAAGGTGACATTTCTTAACACATCCTGTTTTACCCCTGCCGATATTTTAATCCTATCAAAACTACAGAAATGTACTACCAATTATTCTAAAATGATAATCTGAATATGGTTTTGCAGCCATCTCCAACAAGTGCCGTTTACAATGCTCACGGCAAGACAAAGGTTGGACTGAAAAGGAAACTCAGTGAAGAGGAGAGAGTTCGTCAGTTGGTCAGAGAGACGATAAAGTATGCTTGTTTCTTATTATTAATTGCCGTCTTTGGTACTATTATATTTTTCAGTTATCGTACAGAACTGGTTTTGTTATTCTACTTCCTAAAAATGGTATCCGTAACCCACTACAGATAAAGCTGAGTATATCCTGGTGTTTCATTACTGATTGCTGTTGCTTTTGCACGCTGTTGCTTTTGTCCTACGCGTGCAGGTACAATCCGGCTAAATACGCTGGCAGAGATGAGGATGATAGAAACATGGTAGCAGGTTTTGCCAGCATACAGATGGAAGAGAGAAGAAGGTACATTATGTTCTCTTTCATGCCGCCTTCGTAGCGATCTgtacagactttggtgacaatgatttttTAAAACAGTACTGATTTTTTCCATTGTTGTTTTCTTGAATACAGTGCAAAGCTTGGAAGAAAGGAGGATCAAGAGCAATTGCTCATGATTCAGGAAGAAGAGAGGCGTGAACgggcaaagaagaagaaaaagcaaCCGGCACAATCGTAGAAGATTTAGGGCCCTAGTAGCCATAAATTGTGCACCTCTATTGCCTAATTTCCAGGCATATATAAAGTTAAGGATTGTAATATCTCATGAGTATGAGATGACTCTTACATTTTGATGGTTCATCTTAGTTCAGCAAGAGACCTCGACACTTTCCTGGGTAATGGCATCTTTGGTGGCCCGGCCAATTTTGAACATTGAATCGAATGTGTCCAATTCGGTTTGTTTGGGTTAGGCTGCGGACACAAAATCGGTTGCTCCCCTAGCTTTATCCGTTTGGGGAGCAAACTAGCAGCCTGACGCAATAAATTTCCCACCATCATGGATGATGATGTGATTAATACTGGTGCTAGCATCCCTCGCGGGCAGCTGTTTCCGATGACTGGATTTTTGTTTCCCATGTGCAGCCTGGCTGTTTCTCCCACTGGCCGTAGATATAAGAGCCCCTCCACCAAGGGAGGGCAAACCCTAACCAGCCCACCAACATCCATGGCCCACCACAGCCCACCCTGGGTGAGGATCAACATGTGAGCGCTACCCTGATGGCGACGCTCGTCATCCAGGAGGCATTCGAGGAACCAAAGCGTATGGCGCCGCTAAGGCTCGCGAGGAGCAGTTCGGGATGTACGTCAAGGTCCTCGACTCGAGTGTATGGGGAAGGAGGCGGAAGCCACGGTGGCCTAGGCCAtcaccgaggagatggagcgGGAAGCACGTGAGGCGGCGGACAAGGAACAAGAACGGGCGATGCAGGTGACGTTGAGGATGATCGCCGACATGGGCATTCTCAAAGCGCAAGCCGACGCCGATATGGTCGTGGTAGGGCGTGCGACAGTGGGTTAGGTTAACcaactgttggggggatgacccccggtatgccaaaggcatgccaaaccggatggtttgagccatcaagataccggtttaatgttcgtaccggaacttagagataagaacttagctaagtgaagctaagccggtatccccaagaggggtatgccggaaccggataagaagatgccgggctaccggaaggaagagcaggtcggcaggactggtcaaagattctctccagagctagaagacaaggatgagctaagcaaagtagctttagacgaagggctgacgataaagagaaggatgacggtcaaagaagtcggaggacgtcagcatccctgattaaagaggcctccggtgtcttctatgattaaagtagctttgtaaagtagtttgtctagtcaaagataccattagggtttcttgccctgtaagccaccctctcccctatataaggagagggggcagcccctctTACGGGCGAACACGAACACacaagaacacttgtactgagaaacttgtatcctgttgagatcaataaagaagatgatctagagcgagttcttccttatgtctttcttcttgaacctctagccttggttaagttcttgaggaaaccatccggaagttcatcccatctaatcacaaaccctccccgaatcctcttgcgtccattcggccccaacctaagccatcctatggcatctgtttgttcaccacgacgacggttggcgcccaccgtggggcatgaagtggcgcttgctggaatacatattcgggcgggcatcctcgaggtcgccggcgagcggacggtgtactGCGCTCGTCcggagcttctactccatcgacttcatcaacgacaacgcgggctgcttcgccaacggcggcatcttccccaagaacagccgcatcatcgagttcggcagccaccgcgtctacttcggcaccgtccccgtgcgccagcgcctctcgccggtgctggtggcaccggacccgccaaggtggctctgtgcaggccgcgccgccggcagcgtcgaggtgatgatggctggcgcagccggcgcgggcaaggaggctgcggacgaagttgctggtcgtgcggctgcgacccgtgcggccaagccaccgttggagcgcgacaccggcgcgccgggagcgtcttccgcaccaccggcaacacctctccaagcggcgatgaacgtgctggcaacgcccatcgcgcaaaacatcgacccggcaacggctcaggcggagctggaggcgcaacgccagaagatactcgagagcggcaaggacgtcgtcagggcgcagcgcgagctgaacctaaccgtacgtgagtataacgctgcccatggctttgcttcgttagcgctcatgttgctaggataccggagaaccggcttaaggctcgcaatctagatcgggatttgcgtaaggaagttcttaccggcaagagtacctccgcatctgctagcatcgtagagaaacctaagtacggtagcccggataaaaccataaaagctactaaggctgctgtagatccgtgtgactcgcttaccggagaagctacggcaaaacaacaagagcgtgtcgagagctgctagataccgtagagcagcgaacgctgagcagctggctaagctgaacaaggctatagcctcgaaatccgcgcgttcaacaaagaatgccggaagcaagtcccatgggcaggcctcgtccccccatccggacagaagaagagaaaaagaagtgaacgcacagcagatgactgtgtatgatccggttcttgccggtaaacaacaagccgggcaacacgatgccggtaggaaaagccaaggggcagagcgaggctacgccaaagtaggctacgccggaaacaatcatgccggtagacatgaaaccgggcaaaactatccggctgcaagggcagcgtatgatgaggaggagatgcctccaccaaggtaccggcaggcaagggccgcggcgccagaacattacgatgaagctgattcaacaagactcactgcttaccggaaacctttgggagagcggttgggagaaagaaacttgccggaacgggatgcgaggcaccgtctggatagagtgtacctgtctgaaatgattgaggcagagggtcctccgggtccaaagtgctttggcccgaggatcatgaaagagccaccaccagttcgcaactttgagttgccccgtgacaccaaaacatatgatggcaccactaagccggaagactggctcgcggattacgtgaccgcggtatacgttgctggtggcggaggagtc includes:
- the LOC124690506 gene encoding uncharacterized protein LOC124690506 produces the protein MANYDDYETNLMEDEYDDLDDFIVGSDNEGEEEELPDAEEEEQAEEEQQVEEAVEEEEPPVGVQEILSIREQLKAKYRKQHLSAGAGTSSCSPSVQEPARSRFGTFFGPSTPALAPRLIEAGSSSIMREIQNVPSRRDAAPSSSKSEPNASDHEQKPKIITKVKRKVDTLRENRDYSNLFSDDADTPAPPTKEQQESKPVVSPKTEVEVCSRPMQAAGKNNNVHAGQPTRTPKDHGSVQVRVQSKVSSQVKKQPLPLPNGRKTNPSVSSGSRPSNVKKAPGLQASSNGQNLQRPLQSKRPQASPAGQKQLPSQAQRPPQGQRHQNHVPPSSQVRRVNSSVQSLQHSAQTGSALPQDRQKMIQKRPVPSLKPKPSPTSAVYNAHGKTKVGLKRKLSEEERVRQLVRETIKYNPAKYAGRDEDDRNMVAGFASIQMEERRSAKLGRKEDQEQLLMIQEEERRERAKKKKKQPAQS